In one Excalfactoria chinensis isolate bCotChi1 chromosome 17, bCotChi1.hap2, whole genome shotgun sequence genomic region, the following are encoded:
- the NDEL1 gene encoding nuclear distribution protein nudE-like 1 isoform X2 produces MDSEEIPTFSSPKEETAYWKELSLKYKQSFQEAREELAEFQEGSRELEAELEAQLVQAEQRNRDLQADNQRLKYEVETLKEKLEHQYAQSYKQVSLLEDDLSQTRAIKDQLHKYVRELEQANDDLERAKRATIVSLEDFEQRLNQAIERNAFLESELDDKESLLVSVQRLKDEARDLRQELAVRERQQEVTRKSAPSSPTLDCEKMDSAVQASLSLPATPVGKGSENSFPSPKAIPNGFGTSPLTPSARISALNIVGDLLRKVGALESKLAACRNFAKDQASRKSYISGNANSSMMNSNGTKYPHPGHTSFFDKGAVNGFDQGTAGLGASRPSSAPGMLPLSV; encoded by the exons ATGGACAGTGAGGAAATTCCAACCTTCTCAAGTCCAAAAGAGGAAACTGCCTATTGGAAAGAGCTTTCCTTGAAGTACAAACAAAG CTTCCAGGAAGCTCGTGAAGAGCTGGCTGAATTTcaggagggaagcagagaaCTAGAAGCTGAGTTGGAAGCACAGCTGGTGCAGGCTGAGCAGAGGAATAGAGATTTACAAGCAGATAACCAAAGGCTGAAATATGAAGTGGAAACATTAAAG gaGAAACTGGAGCACCAGTATGCACAAAGCTACAAGCAAGTGTCATTGTTAGAGGATGACCTGAGCCAGACACGGGCCATTAAAGATCAGCTTCATAAGTATGTCAGGGAGCTGGAGCAGGCCAACGATGACTTGGAACGTGCAAAGAG GGCAACAATAGTTTCATTGGAAGACTTTGAACAAAGGCTGAACCAGGCTATTGAGAGAAATGCATTCTTGGAAAGTGAACTGGATGACAAGGAATCATTGCTAGTTTCTGTACAGAGATTAAAGGATGAAGCCAGAG ACCTGCGGCAGGAGCTGGCAGTAcgggaaaggcagcaggaagtTACCCGCAAGTCTGCGCCGAGCTCTCCAACTCTAGATTGTGAAAAGATGGATTCAGCTGTTCAGGCTTCTCTCTCCTTGCCAGCTACACCTGTTGGAAAAGGATCTGAAAATAGTTTTCCTTCCCCAAAAG CTATACCAAATGGATTTGGTACAAGCCCTCTTACTCCTTCAGCTAGAATATCTGCACTCAACATCGTGGGAGATCTCTTACGGAAAGTGGGG GCCTTAGAATCCAAATTAGCTGCTTGCAGAAATTTTGCAAAGGACCAGGCGTCACGGAAATCCTACATTTCAGGGAATGCTAACAGCAGCATGATGAACAGCAACGGCACCAAGTACCCTCATCCAGGGCATACTTCTTTCTTTGACAAAGG
- the NDEL1 gene encoding nuclear distribution protein nudE-like 1 isoform X1, with amino-acid sequence MDSEEIPTFSSPKEETAYWKELSLKYKQSFQEAREELAEFQEGSRELEAELEAQLVQAEQRNRDLQADNQRLKYEVETLKEKLEHQYAQSYKQVSLLEDDLSQTRAIKDQLHKYVRELEQANDDLERAKRATIVSLEDFEQRLNQAIERNAFLESELDDKESLLVSVQRLKDEARDLRQELAVRERQQEVTRKSAPSSPTLDCEKMDSAVQASLSLPATPVGKGSENSFPSPKAIPNGFGTSPLTPSARISALNIVGDLLRKVGALESKLAACRNFAKDQASRKSYISGNANSSMMNSNGTKYPHPGHTSFFDKGPCTLFPAPNCRWSLKQPHVLIDPVQSAAAAL; translated from the exons ATGGACAGTGAGGAAATTCCAACCTTCTCAAGTCCAAAAGAGGAAACTGCCTATTGGAAAGAGCTTTCCTTGAAGTACAAACAAAG CTTCCAGGAAGCTCGTGAAGAGCTGGCTGAATTTcaggagggaagcagagaaCTAGAAGCTGAGTTGGAAGCACAGCTGGTGCAGGCTGAGCAGAGGAATAGAGATTTACAAGCAGATAACCAAAGGCTGAAATATGAAGTGGAAACATTAAAG gaGAAACTGGAGCACCAGTATGCACAAAGCTACAAGCAAGTGTCATTGTTAGAGGATGACCTGAGCCAGACACGGGCCATTAAAGATCAGCTTCATAAGTATGTCAGGGAGCTGGAGCAGGCCAACGATGACTTGGAACGTGCAAAGAG GGCAACAATAGTTTCATTGGAAGACTTTGAACAAAGGCTGAACCAGGCTATTGAGAGAAATGCATTCTTGGAAAGTGAACTGGATGACAAGGAATCATTGCTAGTTTCTGTACAGAGATTAAAGGATGAAGCCAGAG ACCTGCGGCAGGAGCTGGCAGTAcgggaaaggcagcaggaagtTACCCGCAAGTCTGCGCCGAGCTCTCCAACTCTAGATTGTGAAAAGATGGATTCAGCTGTTCAGGCTTCTCTCTCCTTGCCAGCTACACCTGTTGGAAAAGGATCTGAAAATAGTTTTCCTTCCCCAAAAG CTATACCAAATGGATTTGGTACAAGCCCTCTTACTCCTTCAGCTAGAATATCTGCACTCAACATCGTGGGAGATCTCTTACGGAAAGTGGGG GCCTTAGAATCCAAATTAGCTGCTTGCAGAAATTTTGCAAAGGACCAGGCGTCACGGAAATCCTACATTTCAGGGAATGCTAACAGCAGCATGATGAACAGCAACGGCACCAAGTACCCTCATCCAGGGCATACTTCTTTCTTTGACAAAGG ccCCTGTACTCTCTTC
- the RNF222 gene encoding RING finger protein 222: protein MAETSPSKEGAPAECPVCYEKFHPLEHTHRQLSCGHAFCHDCLVKCLLSAKLDGHIQSSIICPVCRYVTFLSKKKALWLSNPRTLEMPLSPSSLPQLTKLESSNALVVPSHFVMPVQSLERCSPTGAQGELARGAHIFIISRHGMPLVDTDYSSLRRESQAETQSTMSSSSALGLQCCQSPIALAVLLILTVALLAAVLPWLLLVKRDSQ, encoded by the coding sequence ATGGCTGAGACCTCACCCAGCAAGGAAGGAGCCCCTGCCGAGTGCCCCGTCTGCTATGAGAAGTTCCACCCCCTGGAACACACACATCGCCAGCTCAGCTGTGGACACGCCTTCTGCCACGACTGCCTGGTGAAGTGCCTGCTCTCTGCCAAGCTGGACGGTCACATCCAGAGCAGCATCATCTGCCCTGTCTGCCGCTACGTCACCTTCCTCAGCAAGAAGAAGGCACTATGGCTGTCCAACCCCCGGACACTGGAAATGCCCCTGTCACCTTCCTCCTTACCCCAGCTGACCAAACTGGAGAGCAGCAACGCCCTGGTGGTACCCAGCCACTTTGTGATGCCGGTGCAGAGCTTGGAGCGGTGCAGCCCCACAGGTGCACAGGGAGAGTTGGCACGTGGAGCCCACATCTTCATCATCAGCAGGCATGGCATGCCACTGGTGGACACGGACTACTCCTCCCTGCGGAGAGAAAGCCAGGCGGAGACGCAGAGCACCATgtcctccagctcagccctggggctgcagtgctgccagtcACCCATCgcactggcagtgctgctcatcCTCACTGTGGCCCTGCTGGCGGCTGTGCTCCCTTGGCTACTGTTGGTCAAGAGGGACTCGCAGTGA